In the Drosophila takahashii strain IR98-3 E-12201 chromosome 3R, DtakHiC1v2, whole genome shotgun sequence genome, one interval contains:
- the LOC108054537 gene encoding arrestin domain-containing protein 3, which yields MSSKVTFAFDSNPLGVYQAGQLISGTAELVTERPKTIRSIYITINGYGETRWQESEDRVGEDGKTTKSLVTHTTTEVYYSTDQPVYGQAGGSQLELPTGKYVFPFRTTIPPNAPTSFNGEHGQIKHEVTLTIDRAVRYNNTFKQCFSVILPHDLNKRQEYKEPLKRLESKSFWWGSIFGAHKPMIMDVSTSYSAYVPGQKIHFHLVLDNQSDVQCMDVKVRLIKNVSYRANSSGTKEQLKVTESRVADKHCGEVLKHNKAKFDEFLVVPPTTPSTQSEKDPIRVSYTLRFIAKTFKLHGGGDLVMDFPLTIGTVPLLGSADDKGPEQAEKSPSSGTSHPGSPNFQEDVSEEQFESNTFKPRYPVYPFDGKPGTNGSSNGAANFPSLYPKADDAVPAAPVKFTPNPVPAASVKFTPNPVIPVSPAAQKSPPYPTNTPAAAAPSGGNFEVLGFSIPPDYKPTPSAPADAPTGGIGWK from the exons ATGAGCAGCAAGGTGACCTTTGCCTTCGACAGCAATCCCTTGGGGGTCTATCAAGCCGGTCAGCTCATTTCCGGGACCGCAGAACTGGTTACGGAGCGTCCAAAAACCATTCGAT CGATATATATAACCATAAATGGATACGGCGAGACGAGATGGCAGGAGAGTGAGGATCGGGTGGGCGAGGATGGGAAGACGACCAAGTCACTGGTGACCCACACCACCACCGAGGTGTACTATAGCACTGACCAGCCGGTTTACGGGCAGGCGGGCGGATCCCAGCTGGAACTGCCCACCGGCAAGTACGTCTTCCCCTTCCGGACGACCATTCCACCCAATGCACCCACTTCGTTCAATGGGGAACATGGTCAGATCAAGCATGAGGTCACCCTGACCATTGATCGCGCCGTGCGTTACAATAATACCTTTAAACAGTGCTTCTCTGTGATCCTGCCACACGATCTGAACAAGCGGCAGGAGTATAAG GAACCCTTAAAACGCCTGGAATCGAAAAGCTTCTGGTGGGGTTCCATTTTCGGTGCCCATAAGCCCATGATCATGGACGTGAGCACTTCGTATTCAGCCTATGTGCCCGGTCAGAAGATCCACTTTCATCTCGTGCTGGACAACCAGTCGGATGTGCAATGTATGGACGTGAAGGTGCGCCTGATCAAGAACGTTTCGTATCGGGCCAATTCTTCGGGGACAAAGGAGCAGCTCAAGGTCACCGAATCTCGGGTGGCGGACAAACATTGCGGTGAGGTGCTGAAGCACAACAAGGCCAAGTTCGATGAGTTTCTGGTGGTGCCGCCGACCACTCCATCGACCCAAAGCGAAAAGGATCCCATTCGAGTTAGCTATACACTGCGATTTATTGCCAAGACTTTCAAGCTTCATGGGGGTGGAGACTTGGTTATGGACTTTCCACTAACCATTGGCACTGTGCCGCTTTTGGGAAGTGCAGATGACAAGGGACCCGAGCAGGCGGAAAAGTCACCGTCTAGTGGAACCTCTCATCCAG GTTCTCCCAACTTCCAGGAAGACGTTAGTGAAGAGCAATTTGAGTCCAACACCTTTAAGCCAAGATATCCCGTCTATCCCTTTGATGGCAAGCCGGGAACTAATGGTTCATCTAATGGAGCAGCCAATTTCCCCAGTCTTTATCCCAAGGCGGACGATGCTGTGCCAGCAGCTCCTGTTAAATTTACCCCAAATCCAGTGCCTGCTGCTAGTGTTAAATTCACCCCGAATCCAGTGATTCCAGTGTCTCCAGCCGCGCAAAAATCGCCACCATATCCAACTAAtactcctgctgctgctgctccttctgGCGGCAATTTCGAGGTGCTTGGATTCAGCATACCACCTGATTATAAGCCCACGCCCAGTGCTCCTGCAGATGCTCCCACAGGTGGCATTGGGTGGAAATAG
- the Leash gene encoding arrestin domain-containing protein 17, whose amino-acid sequence MESERLRITLDSADRVYFAGDIIRGEIWMNLSKRTKIRAIKVQVTGKGKCKWMEILRKNSNNNEYSRSLFYTSKEVYEHSETPLPDFEPRGLELSPGEHTFIFEVALGRQLPSSFKGSYGGIKYKMRVLIQRPWTFDERHTIPFTVVKNMPLQPSQRTIPSSLEKQVTKTISLFGTRPITLLALLPEDFAVRGEPLRICATVINNSTTAVEKLRFSVLQYVTYYSHVPLRVQKVECIAVATKETGSVQKKTERSFAHELLLPEGAQPTDEQMSGVITIVYELRVEAVLRGFFKNLILNLPFKVYSQDTSNRLSSLRPPPPPRPNDGPPGPDAGSGNPFEPALPVYPSLDSSIGSPSHSSQFSECSSINSITSDSSAATLSPAVGGGGGAGGMELSYTSGSQSSQYGSPSARASLRSSNVPYMPYSSSPLMVQSYPPPHLPAYPLPESPQYSLLALTPPPTGLASAAPPSANGAGGGGAPGYSQLPSTSASASFLQPRQAPGAHELPPSYEELFGLANAPPGTPK is encoded by the exons aTGGAGAGCGAGCGGTTGCGAATCACGCTGGACAGCGCGGATCGGGTTTACTTTGCGGGCGACATAATTCGAGGGGAGATCTGGATGAACCTAAGCAAGCGCACCAAAATACGCG CGATCAAGGTGCAGGTCACCGGCAAAGGCAAGTGCAAGTGGATGGAGATCCTGCGCAAGAACTCGAACAACAACGAGTACTCCCGCAGCCTGTTCTACACGAGCAAGGAGGTGTACGAGCACAGCGAAACTCCGCTGCCGGACTTCGAGCCGCGCGGCCTGGAACTCTCGCCCGGCGAGCACACGTTCATCTTCGAGGTGGCGCTGGGTCGCCAACTCCCGTCGAGCTTCAAGGGCAGCTATGGCGGCATCAAGTACAAGATGCGCGTGCTCATCCAGCGGCCGTGGACCTTCGATGAGCGGCACACGATTCCATTTACCGTGGTGAAGAACATGCCGCTGCAGCCATCGCAGCGCACAATTCCCAGTTCGCTGGAAAAGCAGGTGACCAAGACGATCAGTTTGTTTGGCACACGGCCCATCACCTTGCTGGCCCTTCTGCCCGAGGACTTTGCGGTGCGAGGCGAACCGCTGAGGATTTGCGCCACTGTGATCAACAACAGCACGACCGCCGTGGAGAAGCTGCGCTTCAGTGTGCTGCAGTACGTCACCTACTACAGCCATGTGCCGCTGCGGGTGCAGAAGGTGGAGTGCATCGCGGTGGCCACCAAGGAGACGGGTTCGGTGCAAAAGAAGACCGAGCGCAGCTTTGCCCACGAGCTTCTGTTGCCCGAAGGAGCTCAGCCCACGGATGAGCAGATGAGCGGCGTAATCACGATCGTCTACGAGCTGCGTGTGGAGGCTGTGCTGCGGGGATTCTTCAAGAATTTGATCCTAAATCTTCCCTTCAAGGTGTATTCGCAGGATACGTCGAATAGGCTGAGTTCGCTGCgtccgccgccgccaccgcggCCAAATGACGGGCCACCCGGTCCGGATGCGGGCTCCGGCAATCCCTTCGAGCCCGCCCTGCCGGTCTACCCCTCGCTGGACTCCTCCATTGGCTCGCCCTCGCACTCCTCGCAGTTCAGCGAGTGCAGCTCCATCAACTCGATCACCTCGGACTCCTCGGCGGCCACTCTGAGTCCCGCTgtgggcggcggcggtggagcCGGTGGCATGGAACTGTCCTACACTTCGGGCTCTCAGTCTTCTCAGTACGGCAGTCCCTCGGCCAGGGCCAGCTTGCGCAGCTCCAACGTGCCCTACATGCCCTACTCGTCGAGTCCGTTGATGGTGCAGTCATATCCGCCACCCCACCTGCCCGCCTATCCGCTGCCGGAGTCGCCACAGTACTCGCTCCTTGCCCTGACACCACCGCCAACTGGATTGGCCTCCGCCGCTCCACCCTCGGCCAATGGAGCAGGAGGTGGAGGAGCACCGGGCTACAGCCAACTGCCATCCACCTCGGCCTCGGCCTCGTTCCTTCAGCCGCGCCAGGCGCCGGGAGCCCATGAGCTGC CACCTTCCTATGAAGAGCTCTTTGGCTTGGCCAACGCCCCTCCCGGAACTCCCAAGTAA
- the Ak3 gene encoding GTP:AMP phosphotransferase AK3, mitochondrial has translation MYTKIFRAVIIGAPGSGKGTISELICKNHGCVHISTGDILRQNILKNTELGRKAKQFIADGKLVPDSIVTKTMLARITEVGNRSYILDGFPRNIAQAEALEAREQIDAVITLDIPHDVIIDRVKHRWIHAPSGRVYNIGFQDPKVPGRDDVTGEPLTQREDDKPHVVARRLELYDELMSPVIAWYAKKGLVATFKGQKTKEIWPRMELFLRDRMNA, from the coding sequence ATGTATACAAAAATCTTTCGCGCTGTGATAATCGGAGCCCCCGGCTCGGGAAAGGGAACCATTTCGGAGCTGATTTGCAAGAACCATGGATGCGTCCACATCTCTACGGGTGACATTCTACGCCAGAACATCTTGAAGAACACGGAGCTGGGCAGAAAGGCCAAGCAATTTATCGCTGACGGTAAGCTGGTGCCGGATTCGATCGTGACCAAGACTATGTTGGCCCGGATAACCGAGGTGGGCAACAGGTCGTACATCCTGGACGGATTCCCGCGCAACATCGCTCAGGCTGAGGCGCTGGAAGCCCGCGAGCAGATCGATGCCGTGATCACGCTGGACATTCCACACGATGTGATCATCGATCGGGTCAAGCACCGCTGGATTCATGCACCCTCCGGCAGGGTGTACAACATAGGATTTCAAGATCCCAAAGTGCCTGGCAGAGACGATGTTACGGGAGAGCCGCTGACGCAGCGCGAGGACGACAAACCACATGTGGTGGCCAGGCGGCTGGAGCTCTACGATGAACTAATGAGTCCAGTGATAGCCTGGTACGCCAAGAAGGGCTTGGTTGCCACTTTTAAGGGTCAAAAGACCAAGGAGATCTGGCCACGGATGGAGCTCTTCCTCAGGGACCGTATGAACGCGTAA
- the LOC108054515 gene encoding tetratricopeptide repeat protein 14 homolog, with protein MNFEYIGHALGYHGQPLQKIWDDERGVDDLRLMGLTQVNYGVYQERQKFFTFQERAKRLKMHQFLARKATDLYDRTLAANVMEDSLLSQGNSYMAQMPPYEFFLNVKDKRKGWAHRLGALKQGDIIYTQVTRLLNGNRLMVKPLCTAEPKHTYLADMPIKAMILQDYWGPLPLDKLGNPRSFAPNDILRCEINNISADTERLTLNMIGMFNQPPELKFGLCDLNELPKYYRKIHNLEHPSATHYEDDLNAALEFENPNYDLLFQMNGLQPNENLSLMGHLRAGFPEAENAAELRQKQASQWAFRSVADGIEHFKNGQQVEAFQCLNKALNIDPRNVEGLVARGALYANRGSFLKGLQDFEKALHLNKYHVNARKYMGETLVALGRSYEEENRLPEAVKAYSDCLNLLPQHEEARQSLDALQRSGDGKHRINNELINLTGGASSDESTSSSASESENEEQAGKAKTNISQPFYAQGSLQPPGAEKLAVIDAQKANEFRLDDDETMSSVRKLLREASKHKKAKKKGKKKKDKKERRRSRTKSEDPMELLKKIDFQEAFRLMSSASNETELKAKIRSYLKEGGDSPPPPPPMKKTTAAAAAPAKRSNFDTMGPSTSRHAAAVIGFGGDHPPPAPKYQEQKKPPEPAPKLSFQIKKRPLQMDKLGMLRLAAPAEPLRRSSSSRSRSRSRSRSRSHYRRRGRSSHSRSRQRSRRRDSRSDSRSRSRSRSRSRRRRSYSRSRSPSPRRYGNRFVVGRYRNRRERRSRSFHRRRTPSPFVPRRSPSRRTPSPFVPRRTPSPSDRFRRSRSRSRSRSRSRSISPYRPSRYPPRGRGRGRGIVNRGRFSWYNHDTRSVSRAVEPPNGKDDKITTAAPPEKDAGAGEKPVTNAEPTVEQVDEMIKEAQKERKQILIEATKEVKD; from the exons ATGAACTTCGAGTACATTGGCCATGCCCTGGGCTACCATGGACAGCCGCTGCAGAAGATCTGGGACGACGAGCGGGGCGTGGACGATCTGCGGTTGATGGGCCTCACCCAGGTGAACTATGGGGTCTACCAGGAGCGCCAGAAGTTTTTCACCTTCCAGGAGCGGGCCAAGCGGCTCAAGATGCACCAGTTTCTGGCGCGGAAGGCCACCGATCTGTACGATCGCACGCTGGCTGCGAATGTTATGGAGGATTCGCTGTTGTCCCAAG GCAACTCctatatggcccaaatgccgCCCTACGAGTTCTTTCTCAATGTCAAGGACAAACGCAAGGGGTGGGCCCACCGCCTGGGTGCCCTAAAGCAGGGCGACATCATCTACACCCAGGTGACGAGGCTCCTCAATGGCAACCGACTCATGGTAAAGCCACTCTGCACTGCCGAACCCAAGCACACTTACCTGGCCGACATGCCCATTAAG GCCATGATCCTGCAGGACTACTGGGGTCCCCTGCCCCTGGACAAGTTGGGCAATCCGCGTAGCTTTGCCCCCAACGATATTTTGCGCTGCGAGATTAACAACATATCCGCGGATACCGAGCGTCTCACTCTGAACATGATTGGCATGTTCAACCAACCGCCGGAATTGAAGTTTGGTCTCTGCGACCTCAACGAGTTGCCCAAGTATTATCG TAAAATCCACAACCTAGAGCATCCCTCTGCCACGCACTACGAGGACGATTTAAACGCCGCCTTGGAGTTTGAAAATCCCAACTACGATTTGCTCTTCCAGATGAACGGCCTGCAGCCCAACGAGAATCTCTCGCTAATGGGCCATTTGAGGGCGGGATTCCCGGAGGCGGAGAACGCCGCGGAGCTGCGCCAGAAGCAGGCCTCCCAGTGGGCCTTCCG CTCCGTGGCTGATGGCATCGAGCACTTTAAGAACGGCCAGCAGGTCGAGGCCTTTCAGTGCCTAAACAAGGCTCTGAACATTGATCCGCGCAATGTTGAGGGTCTGGTGGCACGCGGTGCCCTCTACGCGAACCGCGGCAGCTTCCTAAAGGGGCTGCAGGACTTTGAAAAGGCCCTGCACCTGAACAAGTACCACGTGAACGCGCGCAAGTACATGGGCGAAACGCTAGTGGCTCTGGGTCGTAGCTATGAGGAGGAGAACCGCCTACCCGAGGCGGTCAAGGCCTACAGCGACTGCCTGAATCTGCTGCCGCAGCACGAGGAGGCGCGCCAGTCCCTGGACGCACTGCAGCGGAGTGGAGACGGTAAGCATAGAATAAACAACGAGTTGATCAACCTGACCGGTGGCGCCTCCTCGGACGAGTCGACCTCATCGAGTgccagtgaaagtgaaaacgaAGAACAGG CTGGAAAGGCCAAGACCAACATCAGTCAGCCCTTCTATGCACAGGGATCGCTTCAACCGCCGGGGGCGGAGAAGTTGGCCGTCATCGATGCCCAAAAGGCCAACGAGTTCAGGCTGGACGACGACGAGACCATGTCGAGTGTAAGGAAGCTTCTGCGCGAGGCTAGCAAGCAcaagaaggccaagaagaAGGGCAAGAAGAAAAAGGACAAGAAGGAGAGGAGGCGCTCGAGGACCAAGTCGGAGGATCCCATGGAGTTGCTCAAGAAGATCGACTTCCAGGAGGCCTTCAG GCTGATGAGCAGCGCCAGCAATGAGACGGAACTGAAGGCAAAGATCCGGAGCTACCTAAAGGAAGGAGGAGACTCACCGCCTCCCCCACCGCCGATGAAAAAGACaacagctgctgctgcggcgccAGCTAAAAGATCCAACTTTGACACCATGGGACCCAGTACATCGCGACACGCTGCCGCTGTCATTGGTTTCGGAGGCGACCATCCGCCGCCGGCGCCCAAGTATCAGGAGCAAAAGAAGCCACCGGAGCCGGCGCCCAAGCTCTCTTTTCAGATCAAGAAGCGACCGCTGCAGATGGACAAGCTGGGAATGCTGCGCCTGGCGGCGCCAGCGGAACCGCTacgcaggagcagcagctcgCGCAGCCGGAGTAGGAGTCGCTCGCGTAGCCGCTCGCATTATCGTCGACGCGGCAGGAGTTCGCATTCGCGTTCGCGTCAGAGGAGCCGGCGTCGCGACTCGCGTTCCGACTCCAGATCCAGGTCGAGAAGCAGGTCGAGATCACGGCGCCGTCGCAGCTATTCGCGTTCTCGCAGCCCTTCGCCACGACGCTATGGCAATCGCTTTGTGGTCGGCCGCTATCGGAACCGCCGAGAACGCCGCTCGCGATCCTTTCACCGCCGGAGGACTCCGTCGCCTTTTGTGCCAAGGCGCTCGCCCTCGCGTCGGACTCCTTCGCCCTTTGTGCCACGTCGCACGCCATCGCCATCGGACCGCTTTCGACGCTCGCGGAGCCGCTCCCGCAGTCGCTCGCGTTCTCGCAGCATCAGTCCGTATCGCCCGTCACGCTACCCGCCCAGGGGTAGGGGCCGTGGTCGCGGCATCGTGAATCGGGGAAGGTTCTCCTGGTACAATCATGATACACGCAGCGTTTCGCGCGCCGTGGAGCCGCCAAACGGCAAGGATGACAAGATTACCACGGCAGCTCCGCCAGAGAAAGATGCAGGTGCAGGTGAAAAACCAGTGACCAATGCCGAACCCACCGTCGAGCAGGTGGATGAAATGATCAAGGAGGCCCAGAAGGAGCGCAAGCAGATCCTCATCGAGGCCACCAAGGAGGTCAAGGACTAG